Part of the Nitrospirota bacterium genome is shown below.
GGCGAGAGCCGGCCACTGGTCGAATAGACCGGGAAGGCCGTGAGGAGCTGACGACCCGAGAGCCAGAAGACCTGCTGATGCCTTGTATCGGGAATCTGATGGCAAAGGGTTCCGACAGACTTTTGAAGTCTGTCAGAACCCTTTTTTATTGATTTAAAAACAAAAGAGGAGGCAGAAATGAAAGACAAGAAGAAGACCGAGAAAGAGAGCGGGAAAAAGGACGTAATCGCCTACCGTAAGGCCTGCAAGGCCGAGGGGACCGGACTTTCCCACTACATCCTCATGGACAGAAAAAAGAAG
Proteins encoded:
- the cbpA gene encoding modified peptide precursor CbpA is translated as MKDKKKTEKESGKKDVIAYRKACKAEGTGLSHYILMDRKKK